In Pasteurella dagmatis, the sequence TGAGAAATGAAAAAACAATCATGACAGAGGGAATGCTAGAATAAGAGCTATCATTTTGAGCCAACTTTTTAAAATATAAAAAATAAGATTACCCTTTATTACTCTCTTCCTATTTAAAAAGGCACAATATCCAAATCTAACCTTCTTGCTAATTGTAAAATGCGCTTTTTATCTTTTTGTTTACAGACAAATAAACTGTATAAATCTTGTTCCGTTTCAATATTTAACAACGTATAGTCACTCTTTTTCTCTAAACGCTCGACAATTTCATAAGGTTCAAGCGCTTTTTTCGGTAATTTGAATTTTTTACCAATTACGTCTGATAAGTATTCGCTTAACTCTTCATTATCAATACGCCAATCCGTATCAAACGAATCTAACATGGGTTGCAATAAAAAACGATAACTCAAAAATGCCAATTCAGGTTTATCACCTTCCTCTGCATAGCCTTGTTCGACTAAATCCAGTAGGCATTTTTCAGGCGCCTCTTGAATTTGTTGATAACGTTTTATAAATTCCTCTTTATCATGAATATTTAATAAAGTAGTGAAGTCATGTAATGCTTCTGTAATGTCAATTGGTTCTGGTGCATCAATATCTAATTTTTCGCACATAAAATCGACAGCTTCTTCAAGTAATTGCAGATAAGCATGATAAGTGTCCTGACTTGGATCTAGCAACTGGCTATTACGCATTTCTTTGAACAGATTGCCCGTTGTTGGTGAGGTATAAAGCAACTCCATATCATCCTTACCTTCATGATCTTGGCAAGGTATGCAAATAAAAGTGACATATTCTGTATTATAGTATTTCTTCAATGC encodes:
- a CDS encoding DUF6630 family protein; translated protein: MTLIEKLKKIEDYVLQHCQYRFYFAKSPFGMALKAQYYYYPEDIPEATKNLASHFLTQAGYEDFYTPLEELMNKANITPPSPAEMIEGGNWRFFAIKFNFFSPLNPALKKYYNTEYVTFICIPCQDHEGKDDMELLYTSPTTGNLFKEMRNSQLLDPSQDTYHAYLQLLEEAVDFMCEKLDIDAPEPIDITEALHDFTTLLNIHDKEEFIKRYQQIQEAPEKCLLDLVEQGYAEEGDKPELAFLSYRFLLQPMLDSFDTDWRIDNEELSEYLSDVIGKKFKLPKKALEPYEIVERLEKKSDYTLLNIETEQDLYSLFVCKQKDKKRILQLARRLDLDIVPF